A genome region from Methylohalobius crimeensis 10Ki includes the following:
- the pyrR gene encoding bifunctional pyr operon transcriptional regulator/uracil phosphoribosyltransferase PyrR: MKTASIGIGGEVREWDVQAPLAALEACLRRQIDMRQMDNPLIVGIHTGGVWVAEWLRKRLGVAEAIGQLNISFYRDDFSRIGMHPEVRPSRLPNTEDRNIILVDDVLYTGRTVRAALNELFDYGRPRQVVLGVLLDRNGRELPVQAECAGARIELPPGQRIKLTGPEPLRLELFSGGA, translated from the coding sequence ATGAAAACGGCGTCGATCGGTATCGGGGGTGAGGTAAGGGAGTGGGATGTACAGGCGCCGTTGGCGGCATTGGAAGCTTGCCTGCGCAGGCAGATCGATATGCGCCAAATGGACAATCCTTTGATCGTGGGCATTCATACCGGCGGCGTGTGGGTTGCCGAATGGTTGCGTAAGCGCTTGGGGGTCGCCGAGGCCATCGGCCAATTGAACATTTCTTTCTACCGGGACGATTTTTCCCGGATCGGGATGCATCCCGAGGTTCGCCCCAGTCGTTTGCCCAACACCGAGGATCGGAATATCATCCTGGTGGATGACGTCCTGTATACCGGCCGCACCGTCCGCGCGGCACTCAATGAGCTGTTCGATTACGGGCGTCCCCGGCAGGTGGTGCTCGGCGTGTTGCTCGACCGCAACGGCCGCGAATTGCCCGTCCAGGCAGAATGCGCCGGCGCCCGGATCGAGCTGCCGCCGGGACAGCGTATCAAACTGACCGGTCCCGAGCCCTTACGTCTGGAATTGTTCTCTGGCGGCGCTTGA
- the ruvX gene encoding Holliday junction resolvase RuvX, with protein MDKRGTYLGFDYGTHKIGVAVGQRITGTASPLETIRSEKKSVRWEAIDRLVNTWCPDGLIVGIACQPDGQDNPITPLMRKFCRQLEARYQVPVYPVDEHLTSFESRRLLFDEVNLRARKVQEFNDQVAAKLILQTWLNHREHAA; from the coding sequence ATGGATAAGCGTGGTACTTATTTGGGTTTCGATTACGGCACCCATAAAATCGGGGTGGCGGTGGGGCAGCGGATTACCGGGACGGCTTCCCCTTTGGAAACCATCCGTTCGGAAAAGAAAAGCGTCCGCTGGGAAGCCATCGACCGCCTGGTGAATACTTGGTGCCCCGACGGATTGATCGTGGGGATCGCCTGTCAGCCCGACGGCCAGGACAACCCCATCACGCCCTTGATGCGCAAATTTTGCCGTCAATTGGAGGCCCGCTATCAGGTGCCGGTCTATCCGGTGGATGAACACCTGACCAGCTTCGAATCCCGGCGCCTGTTGTTCGACGAAGTCAATCTGCGAGCCCGCAAGGTCCAAGAATTCAACGATCAGGTGGCGGCCAAGCTGATTTTGCAAACCTGGCTCAACCATCGCGAACACGCGGCATGA
- a CDS encoding YqgE/AlgH family protein, with the protein MTQHDHTYLTGQFLIAMPTLEDPNFSHSVTYLCQHSAQGALGIVISRPLEMRLADILDSMQIPAQNTAVADQPVYLGGPVQPERGFVLHSPVGDWEGTLAINDEIGLTTSRDILEAIAAGGGPEKNLIALGYAGWGEGQLEQEMLDNAWLNVPAASDILFDLPPIQRWRAAAGRLGIDLDLLSSQAGHG; encoded by the coding sequence ATGACGCAACACGACCATACTTATTTAACCGGGCAGTTTCTCATTGCCATGCCGACACTGGAGGACCCGAACTTTTCCCATTCGGTGACCTATTTATGCCAGCATAGCGCTCAGGGGGCGTTGGGAATCGTCATTTCCAGGCCCCTGGAGATGCGCCTTGCGGATATTCTCGACTCCATGCAAATTCCCGCTCAAAACACCGCCGTTGCCGACCAACCGGTGTATCTCGGCGGGCCGGTTCAGCCGGAACGCGGTTTCGTCCTCCATAGCCCCGTGGGCGATTGGGAAGGCACCTTGGCGATCAATGACGAGATCGGATTGACCACATCTCGCGACATCTTGGAAGCGATTGCCGCCGGCGGTGGGCCGGAGAAAAATTTGATCGCCCTGGGCTACGCCGGTTGGGGGGAAGGGCAGTTGGAGCAGGAAATGCTCGATAACGCCTGGCTCAACGTACCCGCCGCATCCGATATTTTATTCGATCTTCCACCGATTCAGCGTTGGCGGGCCGCCGCCGGCCGCTTGGGGATCGATCTCGATCTTTTATCCTCGCAGGCCGGTCATGGATAA
- a CDS encoding energy transducer TonB, whose product MTQGTFGSPSDRMLVAVLVALVVHAGLIFGIRFRMPDIPKIERTLDIELIAQPDTKRPDKADYLAQSDSEGEGKPLAKPSRPVQPSEFGRSAEATASSRREPPTKPSGQPAEKHHTNPGDEPAEADLQNNSHLTQAQADAALPHDGQPTEAASEPHLDRRLLARQIAELGVAATQPVRYSPNERVVPIRELISAHKYVAAAYERAWQEKVERIGNLNYPDEARRKGLSGSLVVSVWVSREGKMEKIKILRSSGHRVLDDAAIRIMRLAAPFSPFPDELAAQADEIVITRTWKFYNEAGLAMDR is encoded by the coding sequence ATGACCCAAGGGACCTTCGGCAGTCCGTCCGATCGAATGTTGGTCGCGGTCCTCGTGGCCTTGGTGGTGCATGCCGGGTTGATTTTCGGTATCCGTTTCCGCATGCCCGATATTCCCAAAATCGAGCGCACCTTGGATATCGAATTGATTGCCCAACCCGATACCAAGCGGCCCGACAAGGCGGACTATTTGGCCCAGAGCGACAGCGAGGGAGAGGGGAAACCTCTGGCTAAGCCGTCTCGTCCGGTTCAACCATCAGAGTTTGGACGGTCGGCGGAAGCGACGGCGTCTTCCCGCAGGGAACCGCCTACCAAGCCGAGCGGGCAGCCGGCTGAAAAGCATCACACAAATCCCGGTGACGAACCGGCGGAGGCAGATCTGCAGAACAATTCCCATTTGACCCAGGCGCAAGCGGATGCCGCCTTGCCTCACGATGGTCAGCCCACGGAAGCGGCAAGCGAGCCCCATCTGGACCGGCGCCTCTTGGCCCGCCAGATCGCCGAACTGGGTGTCGCAGCCACGCAGCCGGTGCGATATTCCCCTAACGAGCGGGTGGTGCCGATTCGTGAGCTCATCAGCGCCCACAAATACGTTGCCGCCGCCTATGAGCGGGCGTGGCAGGAGAAGGTGGAGCGGATCGGCAACTTGAATTATCCCGATGAGGCGCGGCGCAAGGGGTTGTCCGGCTCCCTGGTAGTCAGCGTGTGGGTGAGCAGGGAAGGCAAGATGGAAAAAATCAAAATTCTCCGTTCTTCGGGACATCGCGTGCTGGACGATGCGGCGATCCGGATCATGCGGTTGGCCGCGCCGTTTTCTCCTTTTCCCGACGAATTGGCGGCCCAGGCGGATGAGATCGTCATTACCCGTACCTGGAAGTTTTACAATGAGGCGGGTCTGGCCATGGACCGTTGA
- the gshB gene encoding glutathione synthase has product MATSSNIELGVVMDPIGEIKVHKDTTFALLLEAQARSWDLFYMEMNDLYLRDGRTYARMRRLSLQRDAQRWYSFEEECERPLDDLDVILMRKDPPFDQEYIYATYLLECAEQRGTLVVNKPRSLRDANEKLFTAWFPQCCAPTLVSRDVRQFRQFLREQGEIILKPLDGMGGASIFYLHPDDPNFSVVMELMTAHGRRFVMAQKYLPEIAAGDKRILLINGEPVPHALARVPASGELRGNLAAGGRAEGRALTDRDRWICAQVGPQLRERGLIFVGIDVIGDYLTEINVTSPTCVQELDKLFKLNISAQLMNEIEGLLKR; this is encoded by the coding sequence ATGGCCACCAGCTCAAATATAGAACTCGGCGTTGTCATGGATCCCATCGGGGAGATCAAAGTTCATAAAGACACCACCTTCGCCTTGCTGCTCGAAGCCCAGGCGCGGAGTTGGGATTTATTTTATATGGAAATGAATGACCTTTACCTCCGCGACGGTCGAACTTATGCGCGCATGCGCCGTCTTTCCCTCCAACGCGATGCGCAGCGATGGTATTCCTTCGAGGAAGAATGCGAGCGTCCGCTGGATGATTTGGATGTGATCTTGATGCGCAAGGATCCTCCCTTCGATCAAGAATACATTTATGCGACCTATTTGCTTGAATGCGCCGAGCAGCGCGGTACGCTGGTGGTGAACAAGCCCCGCTCCTTGCGGGACGCCAATGAAAAACTCTTCACCGCTTGGTTTCCCCAGTGTTGCGCACCCACCTTGGTGTCTCGCGATGTGCGGCAATTCCGGCAATTTTTGCGCGAGCAGGGGGAGATCATCCTCAAACCGTTGGATGGCATGGGAGGAGCTTCGATTTTCTACTTGCATCCCGATGATCCCAACTTCAGTGTCGTTATGGAGTTGATGACCGCCCATGGCCGCCGGTTCGTGATGGCGCAAAAATACCTGCCGGAAATCGCGGCCGGCGACAAGCGTATTCTGTTGATTAACGGAGAGCCGGTTCCCCATGCTCTGGCGAGAGTGCCGGCGTCGGGGGAATTACGGGGCAATCTGGCCGCCGGCGGACGGGCCGAGGGGCGGGCCTTGACCGACCGCGACCGCTGGATTTGCGCCCAGGTGGGGCCGCAGTTGCGCGAGCGTGGTTTGATCTTCGTCGGTATCGACGTAATCGGCGACTATCTCACCGAAATCAATGTGACGAGCCCCACTTGCGTTCAGGAATTGGATAAACTATTCAAATTAAATATCAGTGCTCAGTTGATGAATGAAATCGAAGGATTGCTTAAGCGATGA
- the rpmB gene encoding 50S ribosomal protein L28, with protein sequence MSRVCQVTGKRPITGNNVSHANNKTKRRFLPNLHEHRFWVESENRWVKLRISSQGMRIIDKKGIDVVLADMRQRGIKI encoded by the coding sequence ATGTCCAGAGTGTGTCAAGTAACGGGCAAACGACCCATTACCGGCAACAATGTGTCCCATGCCAACAATAAAACCAAGCGGCGTTTTTTGCCCAATCTGCACGAGCACCGGTTTTGGGTGGAAAGCGAGAACCGCTGGGTTAAACTGCGGATCTCCAGCCAAGGTATGCGCATCATCGACAAAAAAGGCATTGACGTGGTGCTGGCCGACATGCGTCAGCGCGGCATCAAGATCTAA
- the rpmG gene encoding 50S ribosomal protein L33, with protein sequence MRDKIKLVSTAGTGYYYTTTKNKRTTPDKLEFKKYDPVVRKHVVFKEAKIK encoded by the coding sequence ATGCGGGATAAAATCAAGCTCGTCTCGACAGCCGGTACCGGCTATTACTACACCACCACCAAAAACAAGCGCACCACGCCCGACAAGCTGGAATTCAAAAAATACGATCCGGTGGTTCGCAAACACGTGGTTTTTAAAGAAGCCAAAATCAAATAA
- a CDS encoding cyclic nucleotide-binding domain-containing protein, with protein MSTLSELYPYVRRLIPLHLLPQARCEQLCKQLAINEAAPGEVLFQRGEEDPDWIYLLEGEVALEADGILMEQVSGASDAARFPLAHQVPRKLAARALTELRYIRIDHRRLKPMEHYQDEEMQSQPEKEMEETTDWMTKLFKSPIFQRLPASNLQKVLSRLQEMEVSRGEKVIAQGDYGDALYILRAGKCRVTRRPHPNAREIKLAEFRPGDMFGEDALLSGQPRAVDVTMLTDGVVMRLEKDDFLSLVVEPVLEKVSFESAFREVEQGAVWLDVRDSESYRRNHLEGSLNIPFFSLRMQLGGLQRQRRYILVCDQGGVSVAATFLLLRFGFEAAALTGGLTNVPEKCLQEEGRSFNDRMDDSETAATIAFSPVVEEKGEAGKIVQESSEPAADDILEKETQEDVVSRFELEGNRNDDALRERKKAREQGQAPPPASVSDQKLKAEIKGLRREKEELETTTKTLRRRISDLEEVIRQYWEAAQAEDENEVIQALQSELAMVREQADEDVTAMRRQVEASRQECDRLRKEMESTHSTAALPSGLVPVNPEKLPLNPPPPSIRHASGHWFSQALWLLVGVLISLAGLGIGLQTESGRHWLQGWGQADSAAVSEPPARSESAKIEAPAEVEDSNLFADDAAQTTPEYGAPVQSLGEEEGAATETGELFAQ; from the coding sequence GTGAGCACCCTATCCGAATTGTATCCGTATGTACGGCGTTTGATTCCATTGCATTTATTGCCTCAAGCTCGCTGCGAACAGTTGTGTAAGCAGTTGGCGATCAATGAGGCGGCCCCGGGAGAAGTCCTTTTTCAGCGGGGAGAAGAGGATCCGGATTGGATTTATCTTCTGGAAGGGGAAGTGGCATTGGAAGCGGATGGAATCCTCATGGAGCAAGTTAGCGGCGCCAGCGACGCCGCCCGTTTTCCACTCGCCCATCAAGTGCCGCGAAAACTGGCGGCCAGAGCGCTGACGGAGCTTCGCTATATTCGTATCGATCATCGACGCTTGAAGCCTATGGAACATTATCAAGACGAGGAAATGCAGTCCCAGCCGGAAAAAGAAATGGAAGAAACCACCGACTGGATGACCAAATTATTTAAATCGCCGATATTTCAACGCCTGCCGGCGAGTAATCTGCAAAAAGTGCTCTCGCGCTTGCAAGAAATGGAAGTCAGTCGTGGGGAGAAAGTCATCGCTCAAGGCGATTACGGAGACGCGCTCTATATTCTCCGAGCCGGTAAATGCCGGGTAACCCGCAGGCCACATCCCAACGCGCGCGAGATTAAATTGGCGGAATTCCGGCCGGGAGATATGTTCGGCGAGGATGCATTGCTTTCCGGGCAGCCCCGGGCGGTGGATGTGACCATGCTCACCGATGGCGTCGTGATGCGCTTGGAAAAGGACGATTTTTTGTCTTTGGTGGTGGAGCCGGTATTGGAGAAGGTCAGTTTCGAGTCGGCCTTTCGCGAGGTGGAACAGGGAGCGGTCTGGTTGGATGTGCGCGATAGCGAGAGTTATCGGCGCAATCATCTGGAGGGAAGCCTCAATATTCCCTTCTTTTCCCTGAGAATGCAATTGGGCGGACTGCAACGTCAACGCCGGTATATTTTGGTGTGCGATCAGGGGGGGGTGAGCGTTGCGGCGACTTTCCTCCTGTTGCGTTTCGGTTTCGAAGCCGCGGCGTTGACGGGCGGATTGACCAACGTACCGGAAAAGTGCTTGCAGGAAGAAGGTCGGTCCTTCAATGACCGAATGGATGATTCGGAAACCGCCGCAACCATCGCCTTTTCTCCGGTGGTTGAGGAGAAAGGGGAGGCCGGCAAGATTGTTCAGGAAAGCTCGGAACCTGCCGCCGATGATATCTTGGAGAAGGAGACGCAAGAAGACGTGGTCTCCCGATTCGAGCTTGAAGGTAATCGAAATGACGATGCGCTTAGAGAGAGAAAAAAAGCGCGCGAGCAAGGACAGGCACCACCGCCGGCAAGTGTTTCGGATCAAAAATTGAAGGCGGAAATAAAAGGCTTGCGGCGAGAAAAGGAGGAATTGGAAACAACAACTAAAACCTTGCGTCGCCGGATATCGGATTTGGAGGAAGTGATCCGCCAGTATTGGGAAGCAGCCCAAGCCGAGGATGAGAACGAGGTCATTCAAGCCTTGCAGAGCGAGCTTGCCATGGTGCGCGAGCAAGCGGACGAGGATGTGACCGCCATGCGCCGCCAGGTGGAAGCAAGCCGCCAAGAATGCGATCGCCTAAGAAAGGAGATGGAATCAACCCATTCGACGGCCGCCTTGCCGTCCGGATTGGTACCGGTGAATCCCGAGAAGCTACCGCTTAATCCGCCGCCCCCATCCATTCGGCACGCTTCCGGTCACTGGTTTTCTCAAGCCTTGTGGTTGTTGGTGGGCGTGTTGATAAGCCTGGCGGGATTGGGAATTGGCTTGCAAACCGAGAGCGGTCGCCATTGGTTGCAGGGATGGGGGCAGGCGGATAGTGCGGCTGTGTCTGAGCCGCCGGCGCGAAGTGAGAGCGCAAAAATTGAGGCGCCGGCTGAGGTGGAAGATTCGAATTTGTTCGCCGATGATGCGGCGCAAACGACGCCGGAATACGGAGCGCCTGTCCAGTCGCTGGGCGAGGAAGAGGGCGCGGCGACGGAAACGGGGGAGCTATTCGCTCAATAA
- the fba gene encoding class II fructose-bisphosphate aldolase (catalyzes the reversible aldol condensation of dihydroxyacetonephosphate and glyceraldehyde 3-phosphate in the Calvin cycle, glycolysis, and/or gluconeogenesis), with translation MALITLRQLLDHAAENGYGVPAFNVNNMEQVHSIMDAASEVDSPVIMQASAGARKYAGEPFLRHLIVAALEQWPDVPVVLHQDHGADPGVCARSIQSGFSSVMMDGSLMPDAKTPASYEYNVEVTAKVVEMAHSCGVSVEGELGCLGSLETMQAGKEDGVGAEGQLTKEMLLTDPNEAADFVKKTKVDALAIAIGTSHGAYKFTRPPTGDILAIDRIKEIHARIPDTHLVMHGSSSVPQDWLEIINAYGGDMGQTYGVPVEEVVEGIKHGVRKVNIDTDLRMASTGAMRKFMAENPKQFDPRKIFAVATQAMKEICKARYEAFGCAGNGSKIKPINLEDTYKKYASGELDPKVR, from the coding sequence ATGGCACTTATCACCCTTAGACAATTACTCGATCATGCCGCCGAGAACGGCTATGGCGTGCCGGCATTCAACGTGAACAACATGGAGCAGGTGCATTCCATCATGGACGCGGCGTCCGAAGTGGATAGCCCGGTGATCATGCAGGCTTCGGCCGGCGCGCGCAAATACGCGGGCGAGCCGTTTTTGCGCCATCTGATTGTGGCGGCGTTAGAGCAGTGGCCCGATGTTCCCGTGGTGCTGCACCAGGACCACGGCGCCGACCCCGGCGTGTGCGCGCGCTCGATCCAATCCGGATTCAGCTCGGTGATGATGGACGGCTCCCTGATGCCGGACGCCAAGACCCCGGCTTCCTACGAATACAACGTGGAAGTGACCGCCAAAGTGGTGGAAATGGCCCATTCCTGCGGCGTCTCGGTGGAAGGCGAACTGGGTTGCCTGGGATCGCTGGAAACCATGCAGGCGGGCAAGGAAGACGGCGTCGGCGCGGAAGGTCAACTGACCAAGGAGATGCTTCTCACCGACCCCAATGAGGCGGCCGATTTCGTCAAAAAAACCAAGGTGGATGCCCTGGCGATCGCTATCGGCACCAGCCACGGCGCGTACAAGTTTACCCGTCCGCCGACGGGCGATATTCTTGCCATCGACCGCATCAAGGAAATCCATGCGCGGATTCCCGACACCCACCTGGTGATGCACGGCTCCTCTTCGGTGCCGCAGGATTGGCTGGAAATCATCAATGCCTATGGCGGCGACATGGGGCAGACTTACGGGGTCCCCGTGGAAGAAGTGGTCGAAGGCATCAAGCACGGGGTACGCAAGGTGAACATCGATACCGATTTGCGGATGGCCTCCACGGGGGCGATGCGCAAATTCATGGCGGAAAACCCCAAGCAGTTCGACCCGCGCAAGATCTTTGCCGTGGCGACTCAAGCCATGAAGGAAATCTGCAAGGCGCGCTATGAGGCTTTCGGTTGCGCCGGTAACGGCTCCAAAATCAAGCCGATCAACCTGGAAGATACCTATAAAAAGTATGCTTCCGGTGAACTGGATCCGAAAGTGCGCTAA
- the fba gene encoding class II fructose-bisphosphate aldolase (catalyzes the reversible aldol condensation of dihydroxyacetonephosphate and glyceraldehyde 3-phosphate in the Calvin cycle, glycolysis, and/or gluconeogenesis) — protein MALITLRQLLDHAAENGYGVPSFNINNMEQVHSIMEAAAEVDSPVLMQVSAGARKYAGETFIRHMVHAALEQWPHIPVVLHQDHGADPGVCARSIQSGFTSVMMDGSLMPDMKTPSSYEYNLEVTSKVVEMAHACGVSVEGELGCLGSLETMKSDKGDELTEDMLLTDPEQAADFVKQTKVDALAVAIGTSHGAYKFTKPPTGEVLAIDRIKAIHARIPDTHLVMHGSSSVPQEWVKTIHEYGGDIGEAYGVPVEEVVEGIKHGVRKVNIDTDLRLASTGAMRKLMAENPKQFDPRKIFAAATQAMKDICKARYEAFGCAGNASKIKPVLIDDVVKRYAAGDLDPRIK, from the coding sequence ATGGCACTCATTACCTTAAGGCAATTGCTCGATCATGCCGCGGAAAACGGCTACGGTGTGCCGTCCTTCAATATCAACAACATGGAGCAGGTGCATTCCATCATGGAAGCGGCGGCGGAGGTCGACAGTCCGGTGCTTATGCAAGTATCGGCCGGGGCCCGCAAGTATGCCGGGGAGACCTTTATTCGTCATATGGTGCATGCGGCGCTGGAGCAGTGGCCTCATATTCCCGTGGTCCTGCACCAGGACCACGGCGCCGATCCCGGCGTGTGCGCACGTTCGATCCAGTCCGGATTCACTTCGGTGATGATGGACGGTTCCTTGATGCCGGATATGAAAACGCCCTCCAGTTACGAATACAACCTGGAAGTGACTTCCAAGGTGGTGGAGATGGCCCACGCCTGCGGGGTTTCGGTGGAAGGCGAGCTGGGATGTCTGGGATCCTTGGAAACCATGAAATCGGATAAGGGCGACGAGCTCACCGAAGACATGCTCCTGACCGACCCGGAGCAAGCCGCCGATTTCGTCAAGCAGACCAAGGTGGATGCCTTGGCGGTCGCCATCGGCACCAGTCACGGGGCGTACAAATTCACCAAGCCGCCGACGGGAGAAGTCCTGGCGATCGACCGGATCAAGGCGATCCACGCCCGGATCCCGGATACCCATCTGGTGATGCACGGTTCTTCCTCGGTGCCTCAGGAATGGGTCAAGACGATCCACGAGTACGGCGGAGACATCGGCGAAGCCTACGGGGTACCGGTGGAAGAAGTGGTCGAAGGCATCAAGCACGGCGTGCGCAAGGTGAATATCGACACCGATCTGCGTCTGGCATCCACCGGCGCGATGCGCAAGCTGATGGCGGAAAATCCCAAGCAGTTCGATCCGCGCAAGATATTCGCGGCGGCCACCCAGGCCATGAAGGATATCTGCAAGGCGCGTTACGAAGCCTTCGGTTGCGCGGGGAATGCATCCAAGATCAAACCCGTTCTCATCGACGATGTGGTCAAGCGCTATGCCGCCGGTGACTTGGATCCCCGCATCAAGTAA
- the tkt gene encoding transketolase — MPSRRELANAVRALSMDAVQQAKSGHPGAPMGMADIAEVLWNDYLRHNPGNPKWANRDRFVLSNGHGSMLVYSLLHLTGYDLPLEELKNFRQLHSKTPGHPEYGYAPGVETTTGPLGQGIANAVGMALAEKILAAQFNRDAHNIIDHYTYAFLGDGCMMEGVSHESCALAGTLKLGKLVAFWDDNGISIDGEVEGWFADDTPKRFEAYGWHVVRGVDGHSADAVKAAIEEARSVTDKPTLICCKTIIGYGSPNKQGKEECHGAPLGDDEINLAREVLGWNHPPFEVPQEIYAGWDAREKGAEWEKEWQQRMEAYRADYPELAAELERRLKGELPKDWSQIAQAYIAEVDSKAETVATRKASQAALNAYAPSLPEFLGGSADLTGSNNTNWKGCKVLNYPGNSHEDGNYIHYGVREFGMAALMNGIALHGGFRPYGGTFEIFSDYARNGIRMSALMKLPVIYVLTHDSIGLGEDGPTHQPVEQHASLRLIPNLHFWRPGDVVETAVAWRDAVNRQDGPSAMALTRQGIPHLERTPEQIEAISQGGYILRECEGKPDAIIIATGSEVHLADEAAKQLGAEGKKVRVVSMPCADIFEAQSSAYKESVLPADVTARVAVEAGATDGWYKYVGLGGKVIGLDRFGESAPGGLLMKEFGFTVDNVVKTVNEVLANQ; from the coding sequence ATGCCTTCACGCCGAGAGCTTGCAAATGCCGTCCGCGCCCTGTCCATGGACGCGGTTCAACAAGCAAAGTCCGGACATCCGGGCGCGCCGATGGGTATGGCGGATATCGCCGAAGTGCTTTGGAACGACTATCTGCGCCACAACCCCGGTAATCCGAAGTGGGCCAACCGCGACCGGTTTGTCCTGTCCAACGGCCATGGTTCGATGCTGGTCTACTCGCTTTTGCATCTGACCGGTTACGACCTGCCGTTGGAAGAGCTCAAGAATTTCCGTCAACTGCACTCCAAAACGCCGGGTCACCCCGAGTACGGTTATGCCCCCGGCGTGGAAACCACCACCGGCCCGCTGGGGCAGGGGATCGCCAATGCCGTCGGTATGGCCCTGGCGGAAAAGATTTTGGCTGCGCAATTCAACCGCGATGCCCACAACATTATCGACCATTATACGTATGCTTTCCTGGGCGACGGCTGCATGATGGAAGGGGTTTCCCATGAGTCCTGCGCCTTGGCCGGCACCTTGAAGCTGGGTAAATTGGTGGCCTTCTGGGACGACAACGGCATCTCCATCGACGGTGAAGTGGAAGGTTGGTTCGCCGACGATACGCCCAAGCGGTTCGAAGCTTATGGTTGGCACGTGGTGCGCGGTGTGGACGGTCACAGCGCCGACGCCGTCAAAGCGGCCATCGAGGAGGCCCGCAGCGTCACCGACAAACCCACTCTGATCTGCTGCAAAACCATCATCGGCTACGGTTCCCCCAACAAGCAAGGGAAGGAAGAATGTCACGGTGCCCCCTTGGGTGACGATGAAATCAACTTGGCGCGAGAAGTGTTGGGTTGGAATCACCCGCCTTTCGAGGTGCCGCAGGAAATTTACGCAGGCTGGGACGCGCGCGAAAAAGGCGCCGAGTGGGAAAAGGAATGGCAGCAACGGATGGAAGCGTATCGGGCGGATTATCCCGAGTTGGCCGCGGAGCTGGAACGCCGGCTCAAGGGCGAGCTTCCCAAGGATTGGTCCCAGATCGCCCAGGCCTATATCGCCGAGGTGGATTCCAAGGCCGAAACCGTGGCTACCCGCAAGGCTTCCCAGGCCGCTTTGAATGCCTATGCTCCGAGCTTGCCGGAATTCTTGGGCGGTTCGGCCGACTTGACCGGTTCCAACAACACTAACTGGAAAGGCTGCAAGGTTCTGAACTATCCGGGCAACAGCCATGAGGACGGCAATTACATCCATTATGGCGTGCGGGAGTTCGGCATGGCCGCGCTTATGAACGGGATTGCGCTGCACGGCGGTTTCCGGCCGTACGGCGGGACCTTCGAAATTTTCTCAGACTACGCCCGCAACGGTATCCGCATGTCGGCGCTGATGAAGCTGCCGGTGATCTACGTGCTGACCCACGATTCCATCGGTCTCGGGGAAGACGGCCCCACCCACCAACCGGTGGAACAGCACGCTTCCTTGCGCCTCATTCCCAATCTGCATTTCTGGCGCCCGGGAGACGTGGTGGAAACGGCGGTCGCATGGCGCGATGCGGTCAACCGTCAGGACGGTCCCTCCGCGATGGCCTTGACCCGTCAAGGCATTCCGCATTTGGAGCGGACGCCGGAACAGATCGAAGCCATCAGCCAAGGCGGATATATCCTTCGGGAATGCGAGGGCAAGCCGGACGCGATCATCATCGCCACCGGTTCCGAGGTCCATCTGGCCGACGAAGCGGCCAAGCAGCTGGGTGCGGAAGGTAAGAAAGTCCGGGTCGTCTCCATGCCCTGCGCGGACATTTTCGAAGCCCAGAGCTCGGCATATAAGGAATCGGTATTGCCCGCCGATGTCACCGCCCGGGTGGCGGTGGAAGCCGGCGCCACCGATGGCTGGTACAAATATGTGGGGCTCGGTGGTAAGGTGATCGGCCTCGACCGGTTTGGCGAATCGGCGCCCGGCGGCCTGCTGATGAAAGAATTCGGCTTCACCGTGGACAACGTCGTCAAAACGGTCAACGAGGTTCTCGCAAACCAATAA